One genomic segment of Aliarcobacter cibarius includes these proteins:
- a CDS encoding acetolactate synthase large subunit — MKMTGAKMVIESLHQEGVEVVFGYPGGAIMNVYDEIYKQNYFEHILNRHEQACVIAAEGYARSTGKTGVAIVTSGPGFTNAVTGIADAYMDSIPLVIISGQVPTTIIGTDGFQEIDAVGISRPCTKHNYLVNKIEDLPKIIKEAFHIASTGRPGPVHIDIPKDITAQVADFIYPTEVNMPTYKPTVNYNKKQLKRAMEAISCAKKPLLYIGGGAILSNCGYEIRDLAKKLNIPAVETLMARGVMGDNNPLFFGMLGMHGEFAANMAAYETDLLISLGARFDDRVTGRLDEFASKAKVIHIDIDPTSIAKLVVPDYPIVGDLKLTVKAMIEEADEIEINDFSNWVELLRDYREKEPLRYIDSNELIKPQWVIEKVGKILGDNAIVSTDVGQHQMWTAQFFPFSHPRQWITSGGLGTMGFGLPAALGAARAFKDSNRVVVNFTGDGSILMNIQELMTCVEYELPVINIILNNNYLGMVRQWQTMFYDNRLSETDLTKQPDFPMLCKAFGGLGYRVGTKDEFEVALKDAVEQKKPAMIEVIVARNEEVLPMVPNGHSLNEMTLLKGDR; from the coding sequence ATGAAAATGACTGGCGCAAAAATGGTAATAGAATCATTACATCAAGAAGGGGTTGAAGTTGTATTTGGATACCCTGGAGGCGCTATTATGAACGTCTACGATGAGATTTACAAGCAAAACTATTTTGAACATATTTTAAACAGACATGAACAAGCTTGTGTAATTGCAGCCGAAGGATATGCTAGAAGTACAGGAAAAACTGGAGTTGCAATAGTAACATCAGGTCCTGGATTTACAAATGCAGTAACAGGAATTGCTGATGCTTATATGGATTCGATTCCATTAGTTATAATATCAGGACAAGTTCCAACTACAATTATTGGAACAGATGGTTTTCAAGAAATTGATGCAGTTGGAATTTCAAGACCTTGTACAAAACACAACTATTTAGTAAATAAAATTGAAGATTTACCAAAAATAATTAAAGAGGCATTTCACATAGCAAGTACTGGAAGACCAGGACCTGTTCATATTGATATTCCAAAAGATATAACAGCACAAGTTGCAGATTTTATATATCCAACAGAAGTGAATATGCCAACATATAAACCAACTGTAAACTACAATAAAAAACAGTTAAAAAGAGCAATGGAAGCTATAAGTTGTGCAAAAAAACCTCTTTTATATATTGGTGGAGGAGCGATTTTATCAAATTGTGGTTATGAGATTAGAGATTTAGCAAAAAAATTAAATATTCCAGCAGTTGAGACACTAATGGCAAGAGGGGTAATGGGTGATAATAATCCATTGTTTTTTGGAATGTTAGGAATGCATGGAGAATTTGCTGCAAATATGGCTGCATATGAAACAGATTTATTAATCTCTTTAGGAGCTAGATTTGATGATAGGGTAACAGGAAGATTAGATGAATTTGCTTCAAAAGCTAAAGTTATTCATATTGATATTGATCCAACATCAATTGCAAAACTTGTAGTTCCAGATTATCCAATTGTTGGAGATTTGAAATTAACTGTAAAAGCTATGATTGAAGAAGCTGATGAGATTGAAATAAATGATTTTTCTAATTGGGTAGAGTTACTAAGAGATTATAGAGAAAAAGAGCCTTTAAGATATATTGATTCAAATGAATTAATCAAACCTCAATGGGTAATAGAAAAAGTTGGAAAAATTTTAGGTGACAATGCAATTGTTTCAACAGATGTTGGTCAACATCAAATGTGGACAGCTCAATTTTTTCCATTTTCACATCCAAGACAATGGATTACAAGTGGTGGATTAGGAACTATGGGATTTGGTTTACCAGCTGCCTTAGGAGCTGCTAGAGCATTTAAAGATTCAAATAGAGTTGTTGTAAATTTTACAGGTGATGGTTCAATTTTAATGAATATTCAAGAACTTATGACTTGTGTAGAATATGAGTTACCAGTAATTAATATTATTCTAAATAATAATTATTTAGGAATGGTTAGACAATGGCAAACAATGTTCTATGATAATAGATTATCAGAAACTGATCTTACAAAACAACCTGATTTTCCAATGCTTTGTAAAGCTTTTGGAGGTTTAGGTTATAGAGTAGGTACAAAAGATGAATTTGAAGTTGCCTTAAAAGATGCAGTTGAACAAAAAAAACCAGCGATGATAGAAGTAATTGTTGCTAGAAATGAAGAGGTATTACCAATGGTTCCAAATGGACATTCACTAAATGAGATGACTTTATTAAAAGGAGATAGATAA
- the ilvN gene encoding acetolactate synthase small subunit encodes MTNFNTYYNSETIRQVISVVVLNEHNVLSRIIGLFSARGYNIDSLTVAPMAESQYSRMTIVTTGDKRVIDQIVKQLNKLIPVLKVNEHKNVIEKDTVLMKFSIDNNLADIDVIARAYHGTIQNVTDEAIIVSATDSSDRILNFIKVMEKFNPLEVVRSGIVAIER; translated from the coding sequence ATGACTAACTTCAATACTTATTACAATAGCGAAACTATAAGACAAGTTATCTCTGTAGTTGTTTTAAATGAGCACAATGTATTATCAAGAATTATTGGTCTTTTTTCAGCTAGAGGTTATAATATCGATTCTTTAACAGTTGCTCCGATGGCTGAGAGTCAATATTCAAGAATGACAATAGTTACAACAGGTGATAAAAGAGTAATTGATCAAATAGTAAAACAATTAAATAAATTAATTCCTGTTTTAAAAGTAAATGAACATAAAAATGTAATTGAAAAAGATACAGTTTTAATGAAATTCTCAATAGATAATAATTTAGCGGATATTGATGTAATTGCAAGAGCTTATCATGGAACTATTCAAAATGTTACTGATGAAGCTATTATTGTTTCTGCAACGGATTCAAGTGATAGAATTTTAAATTTTATAAAAGTTATGGAAAAATTTAATCCTCTTGAAGTCGTGAGAAGCGGAATTGTTGCCATAGAAAGATAA
- the lpxD gene encoding UDP-3-O-(3-hydroxymyristoyl)glucosamine N-acyltransferase: MKLNEIAEIVGLECKSDIEITALNSLLDATNSELTFLENKKYIDDLKNTNAAAVLVTLENSKEVPSSTIAIICEEPYLYLAKISKLFAPNIIELDGEKPVVGGGTKVMPNVYIGKNSKIGSDCTIMAGAFIGDNVTIGNNTVIYPNVSIYRDCKIGNDCIIHAGTVIGSDGFGFANTKDGKYIKIYQNGNVIIGSDVEIGANCTIDRAVFKSTIIEDGVRIDNLVHIAHNCKISKGCILVTQVGISGSTTLHPYVVMGGQSAAAGHLEIAPFTTIAARGGVTKSITEPKKSWAGFPLFEHRQWLKLQGKISNLLK; this comes from the coding sequence ATGAAATTAAATGAAATAGCTGAAATTGTTGGTTTAGAGTGTAAAAGTGATATTGAAATTACTGCATTAAACTCTTTGTTAGATGCTACAAATAGCGAACTTACTTTTTTAGAGAATAAAAAATATATAGATGATTTGAAAAATACAAATGCAGCAGCTGTTTTAGTAACTTTAGAAAATAGTAAAGAAGTTCCAAGCTCTACTATTGCAATTATTTGTGAAGAACCTTATTTATATTTAGCAAAAATATCAAAACTTTTTGCACCAAATATCATAGAACTAGATGGTGAAAAACCAGTAGTTGGTGGTGGTACAAAAGTTATGCCAAATGTATATATTGGTAAAAATTCAAAAATTGGAAGCGATTGTACTATTATGGCAGGAGCCTTTATAGGAGATAATGTAACTATTGGAAATAATACAGTTATTTACCCAAATGTATCAATTTACAGAGATTGTAAGATTGGAAATGACTGTATAATTCATGCTGGAACGGTAATTGGTAGTGATGGATTTGGATTTGCAAATACAAAAGATGGAAAATATATAAAAATCTATCAAAATGGAAATGTTATTATTGGTTCTGATGTTGAAATTGGGGCAAATTGTACTATTGATAGAGCAGTTTTTAAATCTACTATAATTGAAGATGGTGTTAGAATTGACAACTTAGTTCATATAGCACATAATTGTAAAATAAGTAAGGGATGTATTTTAGTGACTCAAGTTGGAATTTCTGGGTCTACGACACTTCATCCTTATGTTGTAATGGGTGGACAAAGTGCAGCTGCAGGGCATTTAGAAATAGCACCATTTACAACAATAGCAGCACGAGGTGGAGTTACAAAAAGTATAACTGAACCGAAAAAATCATGGGCTGGTTTTCCTTTATTTGAGCATAGACAATGGCTTAAACTACAAGGTAAAATTTCAAATTTATTAAAATAA
- a CDS encoding DNA translocase FtsK 4TM domain-containing protein has translation MKGCTITKKIISLIVLFILLYFQFSVFANSKEIVGDVGFAFSEFSIKYFSYLSYIYLFIFIHPIYMINFKKNIDNKDIILNIAVLLLIFFVSLIFQALVVENPYNRGEIGNILVDSLSPIIGNIGLYLFVTFGFVISILILFELSDYDVEDLKKLKHRIKLRNAQMANKISKVVKVTTEVSNYPAKPQQIVKKEVVIPAQKTVEQRIREQQETILKAKIEELKKEEESFEEEPIVKISKKDKDLALNNFEDEIVVPQTNSIIVEELEENAKLLSELEFGKTEKPKDFILPPTSFFQDSPKENKTKVNEAFIDKKIADLLDKLSMFKIDGDVVRTYTGPVVTTFEFKPAPNVKVSKILSLQDDLAMALKAQTIRIQAPIPGKDVVGIEVPNEDTQTIYLKEMLDSEIFQNSKSPLTMILGKDIVGKPFVTDLKKLPHLLIAGTTGSGKSVGINSMILSLLYKNSPDNLRLVMIDPKMLEFSMYNDIPHLLTPVITKAVDAINALANMVGEMERRYTLMAKTRTKNIENYNEKAQKEGLPTMPYIVVVIDELADLMMTSGKDVEYSIARLAQMARASGIHLIVATQRPSVDVVTGLIKANLPSRLSYKVGQKIDSKIILDSMGAESLLGRGDMLFTPPGTPGIVRIHAPWSTETEIEQVVEFLKNQREVEYDMNFIKDKNLSISGSSSKGSSQNEDIELDELYEDAKEVIITDKKTSISYLQRRLRIGYNRAASLIEQLEQTGVLSEVDARGNREILI, from the coding sequence ATAAAAGGTTGCACCATTACAAAAAAAATTATTTCTTTAATTGTTTTATTTATTTTATTATATTTTCAATTCTCAGTTTTTGCAAATTCTAAAGAGATTGTTGGTGATGTAGGTTTTGCATTTTCAGAGTTTTCAATAAAATATTTTTCATATTTATCATACATTTATTTGTTTATTTTTATTCATCCTATTTATATGATTAATTTTAAGAAAAATATCGATAATAAAGATATTATTTTAAATATTGCTGTATTACTTTTAATATTTTTTGTTTCTTTAATTTTTCAAGCTTTAGTAGTAGAAAATCCTTATAATAGAGGAGAAATAGGTAATATTTTAGTTGATAGCTTGTCTCCTATAATTGGAAATATTGGTTTATATCTATTTGTTACTTTTGGATTTGTAATATCTATACTTATTTTATTTGAATTATCAGATTATGATGTGGAAGATTTAAAAAAATTAAAACACAGAATAAAGCTAAGAAATGCTCAAATGGCAAATAAAATATCAAAAGTTGTAAAGGTTACAACAGAAGTTTCTAATTATCCTGCAAAGCCTCAACAAATAGTTAAAAAAGAGGTTGTTATACCTGCTCAAAAAACAGTTGAACAAAGAATAAGAGAACAACAAGAAACTATTTTAAAAGCAAAGATAGAAGAGCTTAAAAAAGAAGAGGAATCTTTTGAAGAAGAACCAATAGTAAAAATTTCTAAAAAAGATAAAGATTTGGCTTTAAATAACTTCGAAGATGAAATAGTAGTTCCTCAAACAAATAGTATAATTGTTGAAGAGTTAGAAGAAAATGCAAAACTTTTATCTGAATTGGAGTTCGGAAAAACAGAAAAACCAAAAGATTTTATACTCCCTCCTACAAGTTTTTTTCAAGATTCTCCAAAAGAGAATAAGACAAAAGTAAATGAAGCATTTATAGATAAAAAAATTGCTGATTTACTTGATAAACTATCTATGTTTAAAATAGATGGAGATGTTGTAAGAACTTATACTGGACCAGTTGTTACAACTTTTGAGTTCAAACCAGCTCCAAATGTGAAAGTATCAAAAATTTTAAGTCTTCAAGATGATTTAGCTATGGCTTTAAAAGCTCAAACAATAAGAATTCAAGCACCAATTCCTGGAAAAGATGTTGTTGGAATTGAAGTTCCAAATGAAGATACTCAAACAATATATTTAAAAGAGATGCTTGATAGTGAAATTTTCCAAAATTCTAAATCTCCATTAACTATGATTTTAGGGAAAGATATTGTCGGTAAACCTTTTGTAACAGATCTTAAAAAACTTCCACATTTACTAATTGCAGGAACTACAGGAAGTGGTAAATCAGTTGGAATTAACTCGATGATTTTATCGTTACTTTATAAAAATTCACCAGATAATTTAAGACTTGTAATGATAGATCCAAAAATGCTTGAATTTTCTATGTATAATGATATCCCACATCTATTAACTCCAGTTATTACAAAAGCTGTTGATGCAATAAATGCGTTAGCAAATATGGTAGGAGAAATGGAAAGACGTTATACGTTGATGGCTAAAACAAGAACTAAAAATATTGAAAATTACAATGAAAAAGCACAAAAAGAGGGATTACCTACAATGCCTTATATTGTTGTTGTAATTGATGAGTTAGCTGATTTAATGATGACAAGTGGAAAAGATGTTGAATATTCAATTGCTAGACTTGCTCAGATGGCAAGAGCTAGTGGAATTCACTTAATTGTTGCAACACAAAGACCAAGTGTGGATGTTGTAACAGGACTTATAAAAGCAAATTTACCAAGTAGATTGTCTTATAAAGTAGGGCAAAAAATTGATTCTAAAATTATTCTTGATTCTATGGGTGCTGAATCTTTATTAGGAAGAGGGGATATGTTATTTACACCTCCTGGAACTCCTGGTATTGTAAGAATTCATGCTCCTTGGAGTACAGAAACTGAAATTGAACAAGTTGTTGAATTCTTAAAAAATCAAAGAGAAGTTGAATATGATATGAATTTTATAAAAGATAAAAATTTGAGTATTAGTGGTTCTTCTTCAAAAGGTTCTTCTCAAAATGAAGATATAGAATTAGATGAGCTATATGAAGATGCTAAAGAAGTTATTATTACTGATAAAAAAACATCTATTTCATATCTTCAAAGAAGATTAAGAATTGGATATAACAGAGCAGCTAGTTTAATAGAACAATTAGAACAAACAGGAGTTTTATCAGAAGTTGATGCTAGAGGAAACAGAGAAATCCTGATATAA
- the brnQ gene encoding branched-chain amino acid transport system II carrier protein, with amino-acid sequence MFKQNKIYTDTIILGFAIFSMYFGAGNIIFPPYLGLTSASDWYISFFSYFLADIGFATIAMFALLKVGGNVDDLTNKLGKLSGILLMSAIVLCIGPLIALPRTGATTYEMLVVPIFGASFSNSIITSIIYYGLIMFFTFRPTIMIEVLGKILTPVLFFGLIFLIIKGFVTPIGEIILNTTNDNLFFDGLILGYQTLDVLAALAFGIIIIKTVKAKGYNNTKISFKIIGSASLLAAFGIMIVYFGLSYLGATASSLYGADIPKAVLLNKIINILLGDYGNIFLGIVVFLACFTTGAALVSVTAEYFSKLSKRKISYKTLVIIVTLFSIFITNIGLEQIISFAGPILSIVYPAAIILVVLVFFDKYINNNVYKFAAFAAMIFSFLELISSTTTFNMGFLKLFPLSNEGLGWILPAFISGFIGFFMKVKAKNL; translated from the coding sequence ATGTTTAAACAAAATAAAATATATACAGATACTATAATTTTAGGTTTTGCAATATTTTCTATGTATTTTGGTGCTGGAAATATTATTTTCCCACCATACTTAGGCTTAACAAGTGCTAGTGACTGGTATATTTCATTTTTCTCTTATTTTTTAGCTGATATTGGATTTGCTACAATTGCTATGTTTGCATTGCTTAAAGTTGGTGGAAATGTAGACGATTTAACAAATAAACTTGGAAAGCTCTCTGGTATTTTATTAATGTCAGCAATTGTATTGTGCATTGGTCCTTTAATTGCTCTTCCAAGAACAGGTGCTACAACTTATGAAATGCTTGTTGTACCTATATTTGGAGCTAGTTTTTCAAATTCTATTATTACTTCAATTATATATTATGGTTTAATTATGTTTTTTACTTTTCGACCTACTATTATGATAGAAGTTTTAGGAAAAATTTTAACTCCTGTACTTTTTTTTGGATTGATTTTTTTAATTATTAAGGGCTTTGTAACTCCAATAGGTGAGATAATTTTAAATACTACAAATGATAATTTATTTTTTGATGGACTTATATTGGGCTATCAAACCCTTGATGTTTTAGCAGCATTAGCATTTGGAATTATTATTATAAAAACTGTTAAAGCAAAAGGATATAATAACACTAAAATCTCTTTTAAAATTATTGGTTCTGCTTCACTTCTTGCTGCTTTTGGAATAATGATAGTATATTTTGGACTTTCATATTTAGGTGCAACAGCTTCAAGTTTATATGGTGCTGATATCCCAAAAGCTGTTTTATTAAATAAAATAATAAATATTTTATTAGGTGATTATGGAAATATATTTTTAGGAATAGTTGTTTTTTTGGCTTGTTTTACAACAGGAGCAGCTCTTGTAAGTGTTACTGCTGAATACTTTTCTAAATTAAGCAAAAGAAAAATATCTTATAAAACTTTAGTAATAATTGTAACTTTATTTAGTATATTTATTACAAATATAGGACTAGAACAAATTATTTCATTTGCAGGCCCAATTCTAAGTATTGTTTATCCAGCTGCAATTATTTTAGTAGTTTTGGTGTTTTTTGATAAATATATAAATAATAATGTTTATAAATTTGCTGCATTTGCTGCAATGATTTTTTCTTTTTTAGAACTGATTTCTTCAACAACAACTTTTAATATGGGATTTTTAAAATTATTTCCATTGTCAAATGAAGGTTTAGGATGGATTTTACCAGCATTTATTTCTGGTTTTATTGGTTTCTTCATGAAAGTAAAAGCTAAAAATCTATAA
- a CDS encoding DUF475 domain-containing protein: MKQKPMISYFYSFFAVWFVASVLLFLYGGFFALYQGTILSVLELSLSFDNAVVNATILATMALVWRKRFLVWGMIIAVFGVRFVFPILIVYFSTSMGFIDSFELAIKNPEEYEKIIQSSHHVIMSFGGMFLLMLFLKFIFDENKDTHWVKYIESFATKLSKVGDIKALFIMFLMLAITYVAPNEVVMGDKLVTVNKLEILVPMIIGVIAFYLLELLKGAIELKNDSNDSKITELSGGFISFMYLEVIDMSFSLDGVLGAFAITQNVVIIMLGLGIGAMAVRSLTIYMVEREVVSKYIFLEHGAMWSIGLLALSMIVQIFHHLPPMLITTFAIVPIGLAFVHSIYKNRKFLTDPNN; encoded by the coding sequence TTGAAACAAAAACCTATGATAAGTTACTTCTACAGTTTTTTCGCTGTTTGGTTTGTAGCTTCTGTTTTACTGTTTTTATATGGCGGATTTTTTGCACTTTATCAAGGGACTATTTTATCAGTTTTAGAACTTAGTTTATCTTTTGATAATGCTGTTGTAAATGCTACTATTTTAGCAACTATGGCTCTTGTATGGAGAAAAAGATTTCTTGTTTGGGGTATGATTATTGCCGTTTTTGGTGTAAGATTTGTATTTCCAATCTTAATTGTATATTTTTCAACATCTATGGGATTTATTGATTCTTTTGAATTAGCTATTAAAAATCCTGAAGAATATGAAAAAATTATTCAGAGTTCTCACCATGTAATTATGTCTTTTGGTGGAATGTTTTTATTAATGTTATTTTTAAAATTCATTTTTGATGAAAATAAAGATACTCACTGGGTTAAATATATAGAATCTTTTGCTACAAAATTATCAAAAGTAGGGGATATTAAAGCACTTTTTATAATGTTTTTAATGCTTGCAATTACATATGTTGCTCCGAATGAAGTAGTTATGGGTGATAAGTTAGTAACCGTAAATAAATTAGAAATTTTAGTTCCAATGATTATTGGTGTTATTGCTTTTTATCTTTTAGAGTTATTAAAAGGAGCTATTGAGCTTAAAAATGATTCTAATGATTCTAAAATTACAGAATTAAGTGGAGGATTTATATCTTTTATGTATCTTGAAGTAATTGATATGAGTTTCTCTTTAGATGGAGTTTTAGGTGCATTTGCTATTACTCAAAACGTTGTAATAATTATGTTAGGACTTGGAATTGGTGCTATGGCTGTAAGATCACTTACAATTTATATGGTTGAAAGAGAAGTAGTTTCTAAATATATCTTCCTTGAACATGGAGCTATGTGGTCTATTGGTCTTTTAGCCTTATCTATGATAGTTCAAATTTTCCATCATTTACCACCGATGTTAATTACTACTTTTGCAATAGTACCAATTGGATTAGCATTTGTTCATTCAATTTATAAAAATAGAAAATTTTTAACTGATCCAAATAATTAA
- a CDS encoding IS630 family transposase, producing MEKLDKNDARKVDSKTLQYLRDRAIKLRESGVSNIETASILGLSKITTSRWYSKYKKDGQKALKVQKTGRPKKSGKRLSDEQESRIISMLIDTTPEQLKFKFALWTREAVKQLIFRECNIDMPISTVGDYLAKWQFTSKKPIKRAYERKDSATKAWFEIEYPKIKKEAKINNADVWWADETACVSLPSNLKGYAPIGSKIKPILTHTAKKFKVNMISAITNTGKSMFALYDDSIATDNFIDFLEKVIKSNDKKVFMIVDNLRVHHAKKVKEWEEENKDKIKLFYLPPYSPEFNPDEYLNQDYKSNVHKNGLPKNQKELKENTQNYMESLQKNPQKVANFFLHPSVKYAS from the coding sequence ATGGAAAAATTAGATAAAAATGATGCAAGAAAAGTAGATTCAAAGACATTGCAATATCTTCGGGATAGAGCAATAAAATTAAGAGAGAGTGGTGTTAGTAATATTGAGACAGCTAGTATTTTAGGTTTATCAAAAATTACAACTTCAAGATGGTATAGTAAATACAAAAAAGATGGACAAAAAGCTCTTAAAGTTCAAAAAACAGGTAGACCAAAAAAGAGTGGTAAACGCCTTAGTGATGAACAAGAATCAAGAATTATTAGTATGCTAATAGATACAACACCAGAACAGCTAAAATTTAAATTTGCCCTATGGACAAGGGAAGCAGTAAAACAATTGATTTTTAGAGAATGTAATATTGATATGCCAATATCAACTGTTGGAGATTATTTAGCTAAATGGCAATTTACATCTAAAAAGCCAATAAAAAGAGCTTATGAGAGAAAAGATAGTGCTACAAAAGCTTGGTTTGAAATAGAGTACCCAAAGATAAAAAAAGAAGCAAAAATAAATAATGCTGATGTTTGGTGGGCAGATGAAACAGCTTGTGTTTCATTGCCAAGTAATCTAAAAGGATATGCACCAATAGGAAGTAAAATAAAACCAATATTAACTCATACAGCTAAAAAGTTTAAAGTTAATATGATAAGTGCTATTACTAATACAGGTAAATCAATGTTTGCACTTTATGATGATTCAATAGCTACTGATAATTTTATAGATTTTTTAGAAAAAGTAATAAAGTCAAATGATAAAAAAGTATTTATGATAGTAGATAACCTAAGAGTACATCATGCTAAAAAAGTAAAAGAGTGGGAAGAAGAGAATAAAGATAAAATAAAACTATTTTATCTACCACCATACTCTCCTGAATTTAACCCAGATGAATATTTAAATCAAGATTATAAAAGTAATGTACATAAAAATGGTCTGCCAAAGAATCAAAAAGAGTTAAAAGAAAATACGCAAAATTATATGGAGAGTTTACAAAAAAATCCACAAAAAGTTGCAAATTTCTTTTTACATCCTAGTGTGAAATATGCTAGTTGA
- a CDS encoding response regulator transcription factor, which yields MKSLKVLIVEDEQKLANLIKSSIKDLFYKVSIAKDGEEGIKKFNSFKPDIIISDILMPNLNGLEMCKRIKIQNSNIPIIILSAHSQKEMLLQAIDIGINKYFIKPFDIESFIDYLKELSNKINIEKSFKLKDGFIFMKNSISLYKNNELVNLTKREREFLNLLLDNKNSLVKLETIKSILWEEADISDERVRTFIKRLRAKTSKNIIENVSSQGYMISILDR from the coding sequence ATGAAGAGTTTAAAAGTTTTAATAGTTGAAGATGAACAAAAACTAGCTAATTTAATCAAAAGTTCCATAAAAGATCTTTTTTACAAAGTATCTATTGCAAAAGATGGAGAAGAAGGCATAAAAAAATTCAACTCATTCAAACCAGATATCATAATTAGTGATATTTTAATGCCAAATCTAAACGGTCTTGAAATGTGTAAAAGAATAAAAATACAAAATAGTAATATTCCAATAATTATTTTAAGTGCTCATAGCCAAAAAGAAATGTTACTTCAAGCAATAGATATTGGTATTAATAAATATTTTATAAAGCCTTTTGATATAGAAAGTTTTATTGATTATTTAAAAGAGCTCTCAAATAAAATAAACATTGAAAAAAGTTTCAAGTTAAAAGATGGCTTTATTTTTATGAAAAATTCGATTAGTTTATATAAGAATAATGAATTAGTAAATCTTACAAAAAGAGAAAGAGAATTTTTAAACCTTTTACTTGATAACAAAAATTCACTTGTAAAACTTGAAACAATAAAAAGTATATTATGGGAAGAAGCTGATATTAGTGATGAAAGAGTAAGAACTTTTATAAAAAGGTTAAGAGCTAAAACTTCAAAAAATATTATTGAAAATGTATCTTCTCAAGGCTATATGATCTCTATTTTAGATAGATAA
- a CDS encoding PAS domain-containing sensor histidine kinase, whose product MNNYQKAIENSNIVSKTDINGIITFVNDEFVKLFEYSKEELLGKNHNIIRHPDTPKENFKTLWETILNKKVHKATVKNLSKSGKTIYLNTTIIPILDENEDIFEFIAIRYDITNEIMLQKEVEEKQKIIFLQSRMASLGQMLANVAHQWRQPLTELNLTLFNLKKSFETKNQKEFDKFYDSSKNLILGMSNTIENFTNFFTPQKEKEKFLLNLSINEALKILNRVLQEENINIKFDILKNLEVFGIKNELTQVLLNLINNSKDAFIQKSIKQKDITIKTYLKDDFIYLEYLDNAQGVDKELFDRIFEPYFTTKHQSSGTGLGLFICKIIIENSFEGQILHENTKDGLKFTIKFPKIL is encoded by the coding sequence ATGAATAATTACCAAAAAGCAATAGAAAACTCAAATATTGTTTCAAAAACTGATATAAATGGAATTATTACATTTGTAAATGATGAATTTGTAAAACTTTTTGAATACAGTAAAGAAGAGCTTTTAGGTAAAAATCACAATATTATAAGACATCCTGATACTCCTAAAGAGAATTTCAAAACTCTTTGGGAAACAATTTTAAATAAAAAAGTTCATAAAGCAACTGTTAAAAATCTATCAAAAAGTGGCAAAACAATCTATTTAAATACAACAATAATACCAATTTTAGATGAAAATGAAGATATATTTGAGTTCATTGCAATAAGATATGATATTACAAATGAAATAATGCTTCAAAAAGAAGTTGAAGAAAAACAAAAAATTATATTTTTACAATCAAGAATGGCAAGTTTAGGACAAATGTTAGCAAATGTAGCTCATCAGTGGAGACAACCATTAACTGAGCTAAACCTAACACTCTTTAATCTCAAAAAAAGTTTTGAAACAAAAAATCAAAAAGAGTTTGATAAGTTTTATGATAGTAGCAAAAATCTTATTCTTGGAATGTCAAATACTATTGAAAATTTTACAAATTTTTTTACACCTCAGAAAGAAAAAGAAAAATTTTTATTAAATTTAAGTATAAATGAGGCTCTGAAAATTTTAAATAGAGTTTTACAAGAAGAAAATATAAATATAAAATTTGATATTTTAAAAAATTTAGAGGTTTTTGGGATTAAAAATGAATTAACTCAAGTTTTATTGAATCTTATAAATAATTCAAAAGATGCTTTTATCCAAAAAAGTATAAAACAAAAAGATATTACTATAAAAACCTACCTAAAAGATGATTTTATATATCTTGAATATCTTGACAATGCTCAAGGAGTAGATAAAGAGCTTTTTGATAGAATTTTTGAACCATATTTCACAACAAAACATCAAAGCAGTGGAACAGGTCTTGGGCTTTTTATTTGTAAAATTATTATTGAAAATAGCTTTGAAGGGCAAATTTTACATGAAAATACAAAAGATGGTTTAAAATTCACTATAAAGTTTCCAAAAATATTATGA